A single window of Acidobacteriota bacterium DNA harbors:
- a CDS encoding ParB/RepB/Spo0J family partition protein: MKTQSSDNQIVVSIALYRLFPHPHNPRGVVNPASVQELADSIKEKGILEPLIVVRHPEKPDGFLVVAGHRRRTAAELAGLAEASVIVRDYSPVEQEEVMLAENIQREELSPLQEAKAYQRLVAGGQTQMNVARKLGVNAARIQSRLVILKLPLSVQRLFDSNELPITLAPSLTRITDIDRQERLANLVASRRLTVPKLKEMVDRIVEAEQTDSTVDKERHRKRKEKSANATDCPVVVYTRADALADLSARNGGALRFSDLLKAFDGVCQSCGMGNFADICAACPLPQFINNLVRNESDAPHELQREVVDAAARA; encoded by the coding sequence ATGAAAACCCAATCATCTGACAACCAGATCGTCGTCTCTATCGCGCTTTACCGACTCTTTCCGCATCCGCACAACCCGCGCGGGGTGGTCAATCCAGCCAGCGTGCAGGAATTGGCCGACTCGATCAAAGAGAAAGGCATCCTGGAGCCGCTCATCGTCGTGCGACACCCGGAAAAGCCGGATGGCTTTCTCGTTGTTGCCGGGCATCGCCGCAGGACGGCTGCGGAATTGGCCGGTCTCGCTGAAGCATCGGTGATCGTGCGGGATTACTCGCCCGTCGAGCAGGAAGAGGTGATGCTCGCGGAGAACATCCAGCGCGAGGAACTCTCGCCGTTGCAGGAAGCGAAGGCGTACCAGCGGCTCGTTGCTGGTGGACAAACGCAGATGAACGTGGCGCGCAAACTCGGCGTCAACGCGGCGCGCATTCAGTCGCGGCTGGTCATTCTCAAACTGCCGCTCTCGGTGCAGCGATTGTTTGACAGCAACGAACTGCCAATCACGCTTGCGCCCTCGCTTACCCGAATCACAGACATTGACCGGCAGGAACGGCTTGCCAATCTCGTCGCCTCACGCCGGCTGACTGTTCCCAAACTCAAAGAGATGGTTGATCGCATTGTCGAAGCCGAACAGACGGATTCAACGGTTGATAAAGAACGACACCGGAAACGGAAAGAGAAAAGTGCGAACGCGACCGATTGCCCAGTTGTTGTTTATACACGCGCTGATGCGCTGGCTGATCTGTCAGCCCGCAACGGAGGCGCACTCCGTTTTTCCGATCTGCTCAAAGCCTTCGATGGGGTCTGCCAAAGCTGTGGAATGGGAAATTTCGCGGACATCTGCGCCGCTTGCCCGCTGCCGCAATTCATCAACAATCTGGTGAGGAACGAATCTGATGCGCCACACGAGCTACAGAGAGAAGTGGTGGACGCGGCAGCGCGTGCTTGA
- the dnaN gene encoding DNA polymerase III subunit beta yields the protein MQFVTDQRTLLKELNFLQGVVEKRATIPVLGHLLIETESNRLRLQATDLDLSLTTACDAAVAGKASLCVPAKKLHEIVKSLPPAKVIFNMEENCVLHMTCERARFRLNGIGRDQFPDVPTAPAITAHLPAAQLRQIIARTLFAAADQDSRYSINGVKLELADSHLRMVATDGHRLSLVEVNGAFGKQLAIDAIIPRKAVGELARIAIDADGEIGFAVTENHVFFQAGQRRMAARRMAQNFPNYELVLPKENTRHLELDTNEAAAALRRVALMADQRSHGISLGIKAGQLTLSAQASDAGEAGEMLEAGYDGEEINTACSATYLQDFLSVAGSERVRLELKDANTQFCLRPIESGGINFTYVLMPIRM from the coding sequence ATGCAATTCGTCACTGACCAGCGAACGCTGCTCAAAGAACTGAACTTTCTTCAGGGGGTGGTTGAGAAGCGAGCGACGATTCCCGTTCTCGGCCACCTGCTGATTGAAACCGAAAGCAATCGCCTGCGCTTGCAGGCAACCGACCTTGACCTGTCGCTGACAACCGCCTGTGACGCGGCAGTGGCGGGCAAAGCTTCGTTGTGCGTCCCGGCAAAGAAGCTGCACGAGATCGTCAAATCCTTGCCACCGGCAAAGGTCATTTTCAATATGGAGGAAAACTGCGTTCTTCATATGACCTGTGAACGCGCGCGCTTCAGGCTGAACGGAATCGGGCGCGACCAGTTTCCCGATGTGCCGACAGCGCCGGCAATAACCGCCCACCTGCCCGCCGCGCAATTGCGGCAGATCATCGCGCGCACCTTGTTTGCCGCCGCCGATCAGGATTCGCGCTACAGCATCAATGGCGTCAAGCTCGAACTCGCCGACAGCCACCTGCGCATGGTCGCTACGGATGGTCATCGGCTGTCGCTGGTGGAAGTGAACGGAGCGTTCGGCAAGCAGTTGGCGATTGACGCGATCATTCCCAGAAAAGCTGTCGGTGAACTGGCGCGAATAGCGATTGACGCTGATGGGGAGATTGGCTTTGCCGTGACGGAGAATCACGTTTTCTTTCAGGCCGGCCAACGCCGGATGGCTGCGCGCCGGATGGCTCAGAACTTCCCGAATTACGAACTCGTCCTGCCGAAAGAAAACACGCGCCATCTGGAACTCGACACGAATGAAGCCGCGGCGGCGCTTCGGCGCGTGGCGTTGATGGCCGACCAACGCTCGCATGGCATCAGCCTCGGTATCAAAGCTGGTCAATTGACGCTGAGCGCGCAGGCGAGCGACGCAGGCGAGGCTGGTGAAATGCTCGAAGCAGGATACGACGGCGAAGAGATCAACACCGCATGCAGTGCGACTTACTTGCAGGATTTCCTGAGCGTTGCGGGAAGCGAGCGTGTGCGGCTTGAACTCAAGGATGCCAACACACAGTTCTGTCTGCGGCCCATTGAATCAGGCGGCATCAATTTCACTTACGTCCTGATGCCGATCCGAATGTGA